One genomic window of Euleptes europaea isolate rEulEur1 chromosome 8, rEulEur1.hap1, whole genome shotgun sequence includes the following:
- the BLOC1S4 gene encoding biogenesis of lysosome-related organelles complex 1 subunit 4 — MDEEAAAAVVVPEEPPPLSQLSGDSGNVSQSHSSASGLADEEGALEGEQLLLLLRAATADYAACLLQPLDRGASAGQIRTLDKSLEDLLTRVDEFVGMLDMIRNDSSQIVNESLPHIHAKAMEMRQLYRKIDKLEVFVKMVGNRVAGMEEHIAKAEADLGTFPNTFKKLLHTINVPSFLNKSSPSRPKQSLYEPPDLFRTEDYFPSMRETQYM, encoded by the exons ATGgacgaggaggcggcggcggccgtcGTCGTCCCTGAGGAGCCTCCGCCGCTCTCCCAGCTGAGCGGAGACAGCGGCAACGTCTCGCAGAGTCACAGCAGCGCCTCGGGCCTGGCCGACGAGGAAGGGGCGCTGGAgggggagcagctgctgctgctgctgcgggcgGCCACGGCAGACTACGCCGCCTGCCTGCTGCAGCCGCTGGACAGGGGCGCCTCCGCTGggcag ATCAGAACCTTAGACAAGAGTCTGgaagacctcctgaccagggtagATGAGTTTGTGGGGATGCTAGACATG ATTCGAAATGACTCCTCCCAAATAGTCAATGAAAGCTTGCCACATATTCATGCAAAGGCTATGGAAATGAGGCAGCTATATAGAAAGATAGACAAACTGGAG GTTTTTGTAAAAATGGTTGGAAACCGTGTGGCTGGGATGGAGGAACACATTGCAAAAGCCGAAGCAGACCTTGGAACTTTCCCAaatactttcaaaaaactcttacACACAATTAACGTGCCATCCTTTCTTAAT AAATCATCTCCCTCGAGGCCGAAGCAAAGCCTTTATGAacctcctgacctcttcaggACTGAAGACTACTTTCCCTCGATGCGTGAAACACAATATATGTGA